One Spinacia oleracea cultivar Varoflay chromosome 4, BTI_SOV_V1, whole genome shotgun sequence DNA segment encodes these proteins:
- the LOC110783300 gene encoding scarecrow-like protein 3: MGPMLQDDGSSVTSSSPLEFFSRMSPNIGSSNPWLRELKPEERGLYLIHLLLACANHVSNGSLDNANLALEQISHLASPDGDTMQRIASYFAESLSERVLKSWPGIYRSLNFTKMPVISEEILARKLYFELFPFLKLAYVVTNQSILEAMDGEKMVHIIDLNASEPAQWIALIQALSVRPEGPPHLRITGVHQQKEVLDQLAHRLTDEAEKLDLPFQFNPVVCSKLENLDVEKLRVKTGEALAISSVLQLHTLLASSDDETTMKKASSLGLFVNHVNGGNNANANRRRSSPSNDSSSSSPTSINASAKMDGFLASLWGLSPKIMVITEQDSNHNGSGLMERLSEALYYYAALFDCLESSLPRVSIERRKVEKMLLGEEIKNIIACEGGERRERHEKLEKWIQRLDMGGFGCVPFSYMGMLQARRLLQGCSCDGYRIKEENGCVVICWQDRPLFSVSAWRCRR; the protein is encoded by the coding sequence ATGGGACCAATGCTTCAAGATGATGGATCATCAGTAACTTCATCATCACCCCTTGAGTTTTTCTCTAGAATGTCACCAAACATAGGTTCTTCAAATCCATGGCTTAGAGAACTGAAACCTGAAGAAAGGGGTCTCTATTTAATCCATTTATTACTAGCTTGTGCAAACCATGTCTCAAATGGTAGCTTAGATAATGCTAACTTAGCCCTTGAACAAATCTCTCATTTAGCCTCACCTGATGGTGATACAATGCAGAGAATTGCTTCTTATTTTGCTGAATCCCTTTCTGAAAGAGTCCTAAAATCATGGCCTGGTATATATAGATCCCTTAATTTCACCAAAATGCCTGTTATTTCAGAGGAAATTCTTGCTAGAAAACTCTATTTTGAGCTTTTTCCATTCCTTAAATTAGCTTATGTGGTAACAAATCAGTCAATTTTAGAAGCTATGGATGGTGAAAAGATGGTTCATATAATTGATCTGAATGCATCTGAACCTGCACAATGGATTGCCCTTATTCAGGCTTTAAGTGTACGGCCTGAAGGACCGCCTCATTTGAGGATTACTGGTGTTCATCAACAGAAAGAGGTGTTAGATCAATTAGCTCATAGGTTAACTGATGAAGCTGAAAAGTTGGATTTGCCATTTCAGTTTAATCCTGTAGTTTGTAGTAAGTTAGAGAATCTTGATGTCGAAAAGCTTCGTGTTAAAACCGGGGAAGCGTTAGCTATTAGCTCGGTTCTTCAACTTCATACCCTTTTAGCCTCCTCTGATGAtgaaacaaccatgaagaaagCTTCATCTTTAGGGTTGTTTGTTAATCATGTAAATGGGGGAAATAATGCTAATGCTAATAGGCGGCGTAGTAGCCCGAGTAAtgattcatcatcatcatcaccaacCTCGATCAATGCTTCAGCAAAGATGGATGGATTTCTTGCTTCTTTGTGGGGTTTATCCCCGAAAATCATGGTGATAACCGAGCAAGACTCGAACCATAATGGGTCGGGTCTAATGGAGAGATTGTCCGAGGCATTGTACTACTATGCTGCATTGTTTGATTGCTTAGAGAGTTCTTTACCTAGGGTATCAATCGAGAGAAGGAAAGTAGAGAAGATGCTTCTAGGTGAAGAGATCAAGAATATTATCGCGTGTGAAGGAGGAGAAAGAAGGGAAAGACACGAGAAGCTCGAGAAATGGATCCAAAGGCTCGATATGGGTGGGTTTGGGTGCGTTCCGTTTAGCTATATGGGTATGTTGCAGGCACGGCGTTTGTTGCAAGGGTGTAGTTGTGATGGTTATAGGATTAAGGAAGAGAATGGTTGTGTTGTTATCTGTTGGCAAGATCGTCCCCTATTTTCGGTATCAGCATGGAGATGTAGGAGATGA
- the LOC110783301 gene encoding protein GAST1 translates to MAMSRNLTLLFYVTLLLIVLTTNQAESLSSQLSQPQSQSGHSMYGATQGSLNPQACGPRCTMRCSATAYKKPCLFFCNKCCAKCLCVPPGTFGNKQLCPCYNNWKTKRGGPKCP, encoded by the exons ATGGCAATGTCAAGGAACCTTACTCTTCTGTTTTATGTCACTTTGTTGCTTATTGTTTTGACAACAAATCAG GCTGAGAGTCTTTCTTCTCAATTATCTCAACCACAAAGCCAAAGTGGTCACTCAATG TATGGTGCGACACAAGGAAGCCTCAATCCACAAG CCTGTGGACCAAGGTGCACAATGAGATGCTCAGCCACTGCATACAAGAAACCTTGCTTGTTCTTCTGCAATAAATGTTGTGCTAAGTGCTTGTGTGTCCCACCTGGTACCTTTGGCAACAAGCAACTCTGCCCTTGCTACAACAACTGGAAGACCAAGAGAGGAGGCCCTAAATGCCCTTAA
- the LOC110783302 gene encoding DET1- and DDB1-associated protein 1: protein MDSMFGDWPSRDPHNFSQLRPSDPANPSRLTPATYHPTHSRTLPPPDQVICTESKNILIRHFYKHADEKLRPKRAASENLAPENGAKHPRSSSSATLPP from the exons ATGGACTCCATGTTCGGCGACTGGCCTTCACGCGACCCTCACAACTTCAGCCAACTCCGCCCTTCTGATCCTGCAAACCCCTCT AGATTGACGCCTGCCACCTACCATCCTACTCACAGTCGTACTCTACCACCACCTGATCAAG TTATCTGTACAGAGAGCAAAAATATTCTAATCAGACACTTCTACAAGCACGCAGACGAGAAG CTAAGACCCAAGAGAGCTGCTTCAGAAAACCTTGCACCTGAGAATGGAGCCAAGCATCCGAGATCATCTTCCTCAGCAACTCTTCCACCATGA